From one Caldithrix abyssi DSM 13497 genomic stretch:
- a CDS encoding acyl-CoA carboxylase subunit beta, with protein MKNESDDILKSQFDFASQVSQANREYWQKEKARIQEERKAIHLGGGPKNIERQHAKNRLTARERIKHLIDPGTVFYELGTYAAYKMYEEWGGAPAAGTICGLGYIEGRLCMIIANDATVKAGSFFPMTAKKVIRAQTIAFKNHLPTIYLVDSAGIFLPLQEDVFPDQDDFGRVFYLNARMSAKGIPQITAIMGMCVAGGAYLPVMTDTVLMTEGSGLFLGGPALVRAAIGQVVSAEELGGATMHAEISGTIDFKEPNDPAALKHIRKLVKQMGHAKQSPIRRIETRDPRYPIGDLYKIMTFNPTQEYDVREIIARLVDNSEFVEYKKDYGQTLVCGYAHIGGYPVGIIANQKRHIRKKGKPPQFGGVIYTESAGKAARFIMDCNQNTIPLLFIHDVNGFMVGLEAEQNGIIKAGAKMVNAVSNSVVPKISLIIGGSYGAGNYAMCGKAYDPNFIYSWPTSKYAVMGGAQAANTLLDLRVRQMERSGKKLSDAEKEELFKTIKETYEEQTDPRYAAARLWVDELILPEETRQRLIVTLEAVSNIPEFETFNPGVIQT; from the coding sequence TTGAAGAACGAAAGCGACGACATTCTTAAATCCCAATTCGATTTTGCTTCTCAGGTATCACAGGCCAACCGGGAGTACTGGCAAAAAGAAAAGGCGCGCATTCAGGAAGAACGAAAAGCCATTCATCTGGGGGGCGGGCCCAAAAACATTGAACGCCAGCACGCCAAAAACCGCCTGACCGCTCGCGAACGCATCAAACATCTGATTGATCCTGGCACCGTTTTTTATGAGTTGGGCACCTATGCCGCTTACAAGATGTACGAAGAGTGGGGCGGCGCGCCGGCGGCAGGCACCATTTGCGGCCTGGGGTATATTGAAGGTCGGCTGTGCATGATCATTGCCAATGACGCCACGGTGAAAGCCGGTTCGTTTTTCCCCATGACCGCCAAAAAAGTCATCAGAGCCCAAACCATCGCTTTTAAAAATCATTTACCAACTATCTATCTGGTGGATTCGGCTGGCATCTTTTTGCCTTTGCAGGAGGATGTTTTCCCGGATCAGGATGATTTTGGTCGTGTATTTTACTTAAACGCCCGGATGAGCGCAAAAGGCATTCCGCAAATTACTGCCATCATGGGCATGTGCGTGGCCGGCGGTGCTTACTTACCGGTAATGACCGACACGGTTTTGATGACGGAGGGCAGCGGCCTGTTTTTAGGCGGGCCTGCGCTGGTTAGAGCGGCTATCGGGCAGGTGGTTTCTGCCGAAGAGCTGGGCGGGGCAACCATGCATGCAGAAATCAGCGGAACCATTGATTTTAAAGAACCTAACGATCCGGCGGCATTAAAGCACATCCGCAAACTGGTAAAACAAATGGGCCATGCAAAACAATCGCCCATCCGTCGTATTGAAACCAGGGATCCGCGTTATCCGATCGGCGATTTGTACAAAATTATGACGTTTAATCCCACCCAGGAATACGATGTGAGGGAAATCATTGCTCGCTTAGTAGATAATTCGGAATTTGTCGAATATAAAAAAGATTATGGGCAAACGCTGGTATGTGGATATGCTCATATTGGGGGGTATCCGGTAGGAATAATCGCCAATCAAAAACGGCACATACGTAAAAAGGGAAAGCCGCCGCAATTTGGCGGCGTCATTTATACGGAGAGCGCTGGAAAGGCGGCAAGATTTATCATGGATTGTAATCAAAATACCATTCCGCTGCTGTTTATTCACGATGTAAACGGCTTTATGGTAGGGCTGGAGGCAGAGCAAAACGGCATCATTAAAGCCGGGGCTAAAATGGTTAATGCCGTTTCTAATTCGGTGGTGCCTAAAATCAGTTTGATTATTGGTGGATCTTACGGCGCAGGAAATTATGCCATGTGCGGCAAAGCGTATGATCCCAATTTTATCTATTCCTGGCCGACATCCAAATATGCCGTAATGGGCGGCGCCCAGGCGGCTAACACGCTGCTGGATTTACGCGTCAGGCAAATGGAGCGTTCCGGTAAAAAGTTAAGCGATGCAGAAAAGGAAGAGTTGTTCAAAACCATTAAAGAGACCTATGAGGAACAGACCGATCCGCGCTATGCGGCGGCTCGTTTGTGGGTTGACGAATTGATATTGCCCGAAGAAACGCGCCAGCGTCTGATTGTTACTCTGGAGGCGGTCAGCAATATTCCAGAATTTGAGACTTTTAATCCGGGAGTTATTCAAACATGA
- the yihA gene encoding ribosome biogenesis GTP-binding protein YihA/YsxC, protein MAAPIFKQAEFYITVKSAEKILKPVYPEVAFLGRSNVGKSSLINAVLGKKNLALTSSSPGKTRGINYFLVDKKYFFVDLPGYGFAKISKSERLKWQKLIESYLLQSKLLKILCLLIDSRRDIMESDAQMVDWLQYQEKPFFIVLTKTDKLSKNQLRQVIKKYQDFFPDNHILPFSIKDKKLIADTALFIKKALN, encoded by the coding sequence ATGGCAGCACCCATATTTAAACAAGCGGAATTTTATATTACGGTCAAAAGTGCCGAAAAAATTTTGAAACCGGTATATCCCGAAGTGGCCTTTCTGGGCCGCTCAAACGTTGGAAAATCCTCTTTAATCAACGCGGTTTTAGGGAAAAAAAATCTGGCGCTTACCTCTTCTTCGCCGGGCAAAACAAGAGGCATAAATTATTTTTTAGTAGATAAAAAGTATTTTTTTGTGGATCTGCCGGGCTATGGGTTTGCTAAAATTTCTAAAAGCGAAAGATTGAAATGGCAGAAATTGATAGAAAGCTATCTTCTTCAGTCCAAACTTTTAAAAATTCTTTGCCTGTTAATCGACAGTCGCCGCGACATCATGGAATCGGACGCGCAGATGGTTGACTGGTTGCAGTATCAGGAAAAACCATTTTTTATTGTTTTGACCAAAACCGATAAGCTGTCAAAAAATCAACTGCGCCAGGTGATCAAAAAATATCAGGACTTTTTTCCGGATAACCACATTTTGCCATTTTCAATAAAAGATAAAAAATTGATCGCGGACACTGCGCTTTTTATTAAAAAAGCTCTAAATTAA
- a CDS encoding septal ring lytic transglycosylase RlpA family protein, with amino-acid sequence MKFKKMKFRFNIFFSLNPFFIILITITSITTTYCSSTVRFSSSADSLPGKERSHKYYVGQVLKGQCSFYASKFHGRKTANGEIYNMFELTAAHRSLPFGTILEVENLQNGKKVRVRINDRGPFKAGRILDLSLEAARRLDFIEKGTTTVKATIIRLGKNK; translated from the coding sequence ATGAAGTTTAAAAAAATGAAATTTCGGTTCAACATATTCTTTTCTTTAAACCCATTTTTTATTATTTTAATCACGATCACATCAATTACTACTACGTACTGTTCATCTACGGTACGCTTTAGTAGTAGCGCGGATTCTTTACCCGGAAAAGAAAGAAGCCACAAATATTACGTAGGGCAGGTCTTAAAAGGGCAGTGCTCATTTTATGCCAGTAAGTTTCACGGGCGCAAAACGGCCAATGGTGAAATTTACAATATGTTTGAACTGACTGCCGCCCACAGGTCTTTGCCTTTTGGAACCATTCTGGAAGTGGAGAACCTGCAAAACGGTAAAAAAGTTCGGGTACGAATTAATGACCGCGGCCCATTTAAGGCCGGCCGCATTCTGGATCTTTCATTAGAAGCGGCCAGAAGGCTGGATTTTATTGAAAAGGGTACCACAACGGTAAAAGCAACGATTATTCGATTAGGAAAAAACAAATAA
- a CDS encoding tetratricopeptide repeat protein: MEKSWKLIKIYGDSNKYADDALLLIGKAYYHIGDYTKAERTLNQFLLKFLKSELIPEAKLWLARTYVAQDKKEEALELLNSLLSQKLPKRLAAEAFYILGKLHFEQEDYEEAIDFLSRAVEITRDDEIKGDALFMMGDAYYQLQQYDNAIESYDVLSKLDIPAIREYEATAKKVESLIELERYEEAEKILRKMLGSPRFKDQFSLIETRLANLYEIQGETDLARDYYYEIIKKYPRKEGAILSYYYLGQLYEFEYANFDSAQVYYQKVKNLKTHPEVLQDAREKANLLKEYLKIRDQLRKDYRDLAKLERGDSLLTDSMEVAGDSVLVGQKEELNTAQSLTPSMGEKPKVAFEIPRRENDVFWERVRSYKDSLSRFRRDTTLTYEDSLKIFPKKKLKKRAKKVLVSRTPEEVNESFKKNTFAKAEFFLLKYQNYDSAAASYRTFIKQFEDSVLTPKSYYALYYIYHNLKHDSLKADSIKQLIIATYPNTIYGQKLSGKTELKTDIEEVSQSHTLYRQAEDLMDHGDYQKALKFLQEIALKDSGSVWAQKARFAIAYIYEKHLKDVQKAIDAYSELIKEYPKSKYAAIAKRKIAPPPPEPEEKPAEEKDEKTEQADAESTVREQEEQPQKTAPVPEEREARPKPKIDRKRDL; encoded by the coding sequence ATCGAAAAATCCTGGAAGTTAATTAAAATATACGGAGATAGTAATAAATATGCCGACGACGCTCTGCTGCTCATTGGCAAAGCCTACTACCACATCGGCGACTACACCAAGGCCGAACGTACGCTTAATCAATTTCTGCTCAAATTCCTTAAAAGCGAATTAATCCCTGAGGCTAAATTGTGGTTAGCCCGAACATACGTGGCTCAAGACAAGAAAGAGGAAGCGCTGGAACTGCTAAATTCCTTGCTTTCACAAAAATTACCAAAACGTCTGGCGGCAGAGGCATTTTACATTCTGGGCAAACTCCATTTTGAACAGGAAGATTACGAAGAAGCTATAGATTTTCTCTCCAGAGCCGTGGAAATTACCAGAGACGACGAAATTAAAGGAGACGCCCTGTTCATGATGGGCGATGCTTATTATCAACTGCAGCAGTACGACAATGCCATTGAAAGCTATGATGTGCTCAGTAAGCTGGATATCCCCGCCATTCGTGAATATGAAGCCACCGCTAAAAAGGTAGAGTCTTTGATCGAACTTGAACGCTATGAAGAAGCGGAAAAAATTCTCAGGAAAATGTTGGGATCGCCGCGTTTCAAAGACCAGTTTTCATTGATTGAAACGCGCCTGGCCAATTTGTACGAAATTCAGGGCGAAACCGATCTGGCTCGCGACTATTACTACGAGATCATTAAAAAATATCCTCGAAAAGAAGGAGCCATTTTAAGCTATTATTACCTGGGTCAGCTTTATGAATTTGAGTATGCCAATTTTGATTCGGCTCAGGTTTATTACCAGAAAGTTAAAAACCTCAAAACCCATCCGGAAGTTCTGCAGGATGCCCGCGAAAAAGCGAATTTGCTTAAAGAATATCTCAAAATCAGGGATCAGTTGAGAAAAGATTATCGGGACCTTGCAAAACTGGAACGCGGCGATTCTTTGTTGACCGACAGCATGGAAGTGGCCGGCGATAGTGTGCTGGTCGGGCAGAAAGAAGAGTTAAATACAGCGCAAAGTTTAACGCCTTCTATGGGTGAAAAGCCTAAAGTGGCGTTTGAAATTCCCAGACGCGAAAACGATGTGTTCTGGGAAAGAGTACGCTCTTACAAAGATTCCTTAAGTCGCTTCAGGCGAGATACGACTTTGACGTATGAAGACAGCTTGAAAATATTTCCTAAAAAGAAGCTAAAAAAGCGCGCCAAAAAGGTTCTGGTTAGCCGAACCCCGGAAGAAGTAAACGAGAGTTTCAAGAAGAACACCTTTGCCAAGGCCGAGTTTTTTCTGTTGAAATATCAAAATTACGACAGCGCCGCAGCATCTTACAGGACGTTTATCAAGCAATTTGAAGATTCGGTTCTTACGCCCAAATCATATTATGCCTTGTATTACATTTATCACAATTTAAAACATGATTCGCTTAAAGCCGATTCCATTAAGCAATTGATCATTGCCACCTATCCAAATACCATTTACGGGCAAAAATTAAGCGGTAAAACAGAGCTTAAAACCGACATTGAAGAGGTCTCTCAGTCGCACACTTTGTACCGCCAGGCAGAGGATTTGATGGATCATGGCGACTATCAAAAAGCCTTGAAATTCTTACAGGAGATTGCTCTTAAAGATTCGGGCAGCGTTTGGGCGCAGAAGGCGCGTTTTGCCATCGCCTATATCTACGAAAAACATCTGAAGGACGTTCAGAAAGCGATTGACGCTTACTCGGAACTGATAAAGGAATATCCGAAATCGAAATATGCAGCGATCGCTAAAAGGAAGATAGCGCCACCGCCGCCGGAACCAGAGGAAAAACCTGCGGAAGAAAAAGACGAAAAAACAGAGCAGGCCGACGCCGAAAGCACGGTCCGGGAGCAAGAGGAGCAGCCGCAAAAAACGGCTCCTGTGCCCGAGGAAAGAGAAGCAAGACCAAAGCCGAAAATCGATCGCAAAAGAGATTTGTAA
- a CDS encoding SIR2 family NAD-dependent protein deacylase codes for MFTNKFIQRFLKASQIVVLTGDTLCTEAHDILTQGNNGALNELFTIDQLKNDQQKFWENVKKIRQQLASCKPNLGHYALVDLENRYDDFTLITTSIDGLHQIAGNKNLIELRGNIRRNICQSCGKRFYHLREDDPVVPVCPACGNSARPDVLLNDETIDEQILKKAQQAAADAELFITVCLKEVHKDHQALPLIAKANGAYLVELNKEPGVLTDSMDEFVAGNPAKLLTGLVLLLEKI; via the coding sequence ATGTTTACCAATAAATTTATTCAGCGCTTTTTAAAGGCTTCGCAAATTGTTGTTTTAACCGGCGATACCCTGTGCACGGAAGCTCATGATATTTTAACTCAGGGGAACAATGGCGCGCTAAATGAGTTGTTTACTATTGATCAGTTAAAGAATGATCAGCAAAAATTCTGGGAAAATGTGAAAAAAATTCGTCAGCAATTAGCCAGTTGTAAACCCAATTTAGGGCACTATGCCCTGGTTGATCTTGAAAACCGGTATGATGATTTTACATTGATTACCACTTCTATAGACGGTTTGCATCAAATTGCGGGAAATAAAAATCTGATCGAATTACGAGGGAATATTCGGCGTAATATTTGTCAGAGCTGCGGCAAACGGTTCTATCATCTGCGTGAAGACGATCCGGTGGTGCCGGTCTGTCCCGCGTGTGGTAACAGCGCCCGGCCCGATGTGCTGTTAAACGATGAGACGATTGATGAGCAAATCCTGAAAAAAGCGCAGCAGGCGGCAGCCGATGCCGAGTTGTTCATCACGGTTTGCTTAAAAGAAGTACATAAAGACCATCAGGCATTGCCTTTAATCGCCAAAGCAAACGGAGCGTATCTGGTAGAACTAAATAAGGAACCCGGCGTTTTAACGGATAGTATGGATGAATTTGTGGCCGGCAATCCGGCAAAACTTTTGACCGGACTTGTTTTATTGTTAGAAAAAATTTAA
- a CDS encoding ABC transporter ATP-binding protein, with translation MASVKLEHVYKVYENNVTAIKDANLEIKDKEFVVLVGPSGCGKSTLLRMIAGLEDITQGNIFIGQKLVNDVPPKDRDIAMVFQNYALYPHMTVFDNMAFGLKLRKLPKDEIQKRVHDAAELLGLMEYLDRKPKALSGGQRQRVAVGRAIVRQPQVFLFDEPLSNLDAKLRVQMRIEISKLHQRLETTMIYVTHDQVEAMTMGDRIVVLKDGVIQQVASPLELYNHPVNLFVAGFIGSPAMNFIKGQLQRNGSLKFKTADFVLDLTPQHQEKLKHYAKNEVIIGIRPEHFLIVANGQFEDWPRLDALIEVIEPMGSETYAYLTCGTTQLNARFQPSDLIKVGNRLKLALKPDKIHFFDPESEQVIQ, from the coding sequence ATGGCTTCTGTAAAACTCGAACATGTTTACAAGGTTTATGAAAATAATGTAACCGCCATCAAAGACGCAAATCTCGAAATTAAAGACAAAGAGTTCGTGGTTCTGGTTGGGCCATCCGGCTGCGGTAAATCGACGCTTTTACGAATGATTGCCGGCCTGGAAGATATCACCCAGGGGAATATTTTCATCGGTCAAAAACTGGTGAATGACGTTCCGCCGAAAGATCGCGATATTGCCATGGTCTTTCAGAACTACGCGTTATATCCGCACATGACGGTCTTTGATAATATGGCTTTTGGTTTGAAATTGCGTAAGCTGCCAAAAGATGAGATTCAAAAGCGTGTGCATGATGCGGCCGAGCTTTTAGGGCTGATGGAATATCTGGATCGCAAGCCTAAAGCGCTTTCCGGAGGGCAGCGTCAGCGAGTGGCTGTGGGACGCGCCATTGTTCGTCAGCCGCAGGTGTTTTTATTTGACGAGCCGCTGAGCAATCTGGACGCCAAACTACGCGTTCAGATGCGCATCGAAATCAGCAAATTACATCAGCGGCTGGAAACCACCATGATTTACGTCACCCACGATCAGGTAGAAGCCATGACCATGGGCGACCGCATAGTTGTATTGAAAGACGGCGTGATCCAGCAGGTGGCCTCGCCGCTCGAACTTTACAACCATCCGGTCAACTTATTTGTCGCCGGCTTTATCGGCAGTCCGGCAATGAATTTTATTAAAGGCCAGTTGCAGCGCAACGGAAGTTTAAAATTTAAAACGGCCGATTTTGTGCTGGATTTAACGCCGCAGCACCAGGAAAAATTAAAACACTACGCCAAAAATGAGGTCATTATCGGGATTCGGCCGGAGCATTTTCTGATTGTGGCCAACGGTCAGTTTGAAGACTGGCCGCGTCTTGACGCCCTGATCGAAGTCATTGAACCCATGGGCTCGGAAACTTACGCCTATTTAACTTGCGGAACTACACAATTAAATGCGCGTTTTCAGCCGTCAGATTTGATTAAGGTCGGCAATAGGCTTAAGTTAGCCTTAAAGCCTGATAAAATACACTTTTTCGATCCCGAAAGCGAACAGGTCATTCAATAG
- a CDS encoding aspartate aminotransferase family protein, which yields MNVLQNANRYLVNVYKRFPLDVERGEGVYLVDKNGHKYLDFLAGIAVNALGYQHPRIQKAILAQLNRNLHLSNYFIQDVQVELARRLVELTGYRRVFFTNSGTEAIEGLLKAAKKWGTHHQKSEIIALQGCFHGRTLGALSITMQEKYQKSFRPLLPGCRMIPANDTAALKQAVNENTLAVFYEGIMGEGGVRPLDVGFLKELYQLRERFDFLVFADEIQTGVGRTGYFYYFQKDGFRPDGFATAKGLGGGLPLGAFVLDEKLAEIFAPGEHGTTYGGNPLACASGLATVNEVAQQSFLNHVAQVGRYFKEQLGVFAGKYPEHIVAVRGEGLMVGLEVKERARDLMDAAFENGLLFNIAGGNTLRFVPPLIIEKTHVDEAIEKLQLTFQKAFG from the coding sequence ATGAACGTTCTCCAGAACGCCAATCGCTATCTTGTAAATGTTTACAAACGCTTTCCCCTTGATGTAGAGCGTGGGGAGGGCGTTTACTTAGTGGACAAAAACGGGCACAAATATCTGGATTTTCTTGCCGGTATTGCCGTTAATGCGCTTGGTTATCAACATCCGCGAATCCAAAAAGCCATCTTAGCGCAGCTCAATCGCAATTTACATCTTAGCAACTACTTTATTCAGGATGTGCAGGTAGAACTGGCCCGGCGCCTGGTGGAGCTTACCGGTTACCGGCGCGTTTTTTTCACCAACAGCGGCACAGAAGCCATCGAAGGATTGCTCAAGGCGGCAAAAAAATGGGGCACTCACCACCAAAAATCGGAGATTATCGCTCTACAGGGCTGCTTTCACGGCCGCACCCTCGGCGCGCTTTCCATCACCATGCAGGAAAAATATCAAAAAAGTTTCAGACCTTTGCTGCCCGGCTGTAGAATGATTCCGGCCAATGACACGGCGGCCTTAAAACAGGCCGTTAACGAAAACACCTTAGCCGTTTTTTACGAAGGAATTATGGGAGAAGGCGGGGTAAGGCCGCTGGATGTCGGCTTTTTGAAAGAGCTGTACCAGCTTAGAGAGCGGTTTGACTTTCTGGTATTTGCCGATGAAATCCAAACCGGAGTTGGCCGAACGGGATATTTTTATTATTTTCAAAAAGACGGATTTCGACCGGACGGGTTCGCCACGGCCAAAGGGTTGGGCGGCGGACTGCCCCTTGGAGCGTTTGTACTGGACGAGAAGCTGGCTGAAATATTTGCCCCGGGCGAACACGGCACGACCTACGGCGGAAATCCTCTGGCCTGTGCATCTGGTTTGGCCACGGTGAACGAGGTGGCTCAACAATCGTTCCTTAATCATGTTGCGCAGGTCGGCCGATACTTTAAAGAACAATTGGGTGTATTTGCCGGAAAGTATCCGGAGCACATTGTCGCCGTGCGCGGCGAGGGCTTAATGGTAGGGCTGGAGGTCAAAGAGCGCGCCAGGGATTTGATGGATGCCGCTTTCGAAAACGGGCTGCTTTTCAATATTGCCGGAGGTAACACCTTGCGCTTTGTGCCGCCGCTCATTATTGAAAAGACCCACGTGGACGAGGCTATTGAAAAATTGCAGCTGACATTTCAAAAGGCGTTTGGATAA